One region of Molothrus aeneus isolate 106 chromosome 1, BPBGC_Maene_1.0, whole genome shotgun sequence genomic DNA includes:
- the LOC136556742 gene encoding E3 ubiquitin-protein ligase TRIM7-like, whose amino-acid sequence MAEELLALREQLVAEATCPLCLDVFERPVLTACGHSFCGQCLAGVLGDPPRPAACPQCRAPLEPGSQRPIRSLGNMAGLARALEEVAARPRCPQHGKALALFCEPCAALLCAPCRDGPEHRRHRVRPAEEAARELRETLQRNLLFLQKQKEKLNSTGDQKSEDLQVTVRSELQRVTESFEELQQCLEEQKKALLGQLEQMSQELVNKSEEYTSRVLERQSLLDTVIAQIQEKRDQPGVEFLQDVGRILSSCEAAKAPIPEPVSPELQKSIQSLTWRSQRVVDMVDKFRVSLQSEIDWGIREQVRLDPETANPCLILSQDCKRVRFILQEQNLPDIPKRFTSSFIVLGTQGFTSGRHYWEVEVGEDGWWSLGVALESVPRKELLKLLRSEKLWGLLMYPDGQYSSICMSSEVVALRENLQRIRVCLDYEMGRVTFYNAKDLTQILQLEATFTEKVFPYFLICSEDTYIQVCD is encoded by the exons atggctgaggagctgctggccctgcgGGAGCAGCTGGTGGCCGAGGCCACTTGCCCGTTGTGCCTGGATGTGTTCGAGCGGCCCGTGCTGACGGCGTGCGGGCACAGCTTCTGCGGGCAGTGCCTGGCGGGCGTGCTGGGGgacccgccgcgccccgccgccTGCCCGCAGTGCCGCGCCCCGCTGGAGCCGGGCTCGCAGCGCCCCATCCGCTCCCTGGGCAACATGGCCGGGCTGGCCCGGGCCCTGGAGGAGGTGGCGGCGCGGCCGCGGTGCCCCCAGCACGGCAAGGCCCTGGCGCTGTTCTGCGAGCCCTGCGCCGCCCTGCTCTGCGCGCCCTGCCGGGACGGGCCCGAGCACCGCCGGCACCGTGTCCGCCCCGCCGAAGAGGCCGCCCGGGAGCTGCGG gagacACTCCAGAGAAACCTGCTATTTCtacaaaagcagaaggaaaaattgaaCAGCACAGGAGACCAGAAAAGCGAGGACCTGCAG GTGACAGTGAGGTCGGAGTTGCAGCGTGTGACTGAGAGctttgaggagctgcagcagtgcctggaggagcagaagaaGGCCCTGCTGGGCCAGCTGGAGCAGATGTCCCAGGAGCTGGTGAATAAGAGCGAGGAATACACGTCCAGGGTTTTGGAGAGGCAGTCGCTGCTGGACACGGTGATAGCGCAGATCCAGGAGAAGCGGGACCAGCCGGGGGTCGAGTTCCTCCAG GATGTTGGCAGAATCCTGAGCAG CTGTGAGGCAGCCAAGGCCCCGATCCCAGAGCCAgtttccccagagctgcagaagagcATTCAGAGCCTCACTTGGAGGAGCCAGCGGGTCGTGGACATGGTGGATAAATTCAGAG tGAGCCTGCAGAGCGAGATAGACTGGGGCATAAGGG AGCAGGTGCGGCTGGACCCAGAGACGGCGAATCCTTGCCTGATCCTCTCGCAGGACTGCAAAAGGGTCCGGTTCATACTTCAAGAACAAAACCTCCCTGACATCCCCAAGAGGTTCACAAGCAGTTTCATTGTCTTGGGCACCCAGGGGTTCACATCTGGGAGGCATTACTGGGAGGTGGAGGTTGGGGAAGACGGCTGGTGGTCCCTCGGGGTGGCCCTGGAGTCCGTGCCAAGGAAGGAACTGCTCAAACTGCTCAGATCTGAGAAGCTCTGGGGGCTGCTAATGTACCCAGATGGACAGTACAGTTCAATCTGCATGAGCTCTGAGGTGGTGGCACTCAGGGAAAACCTCCAGAGAATCAGGGTCTGCCTGGACTATGAAATGGGTCGAGTGACTTTCTACAACGCAAAGGACCTGACGCAGATCTTGCAGTTGGAGGCCACCTTCACTGAGAAAGTCTTCCCATATTTTTTGATCTGCTCAGAAGATACCTACATCCAGGTGTGTGACTGA
- the LOC136556715 gene encoding E3 ubiquitin-protein ligase TRIM7-like, whose translation MAEEVLALREQLVAEATCPLCLDVFEQPVLTACGHSFCGQCLAGVLGDPPRPAACPQCRAPLEPGSQRPIRSLGNMAGLARALEEVAARPRCPQHGKALALFCEPCAALLCAPCRDGPEHRRHRVRPAEEAARELRETLQRNLLFLQKQKEKLNSTGDQKSEDLQVTVRSELQRVTESFEELQQCLEEQKKALLGQLEQMSQELVNKSEEYTSRVLERQSLLDTVIAQIQEKRDQLRVEFLQDVGRILSSCEAAKAPIPEPVSPELQKSIQSLTWRSQRVVDMVDKFRVSLQSEIDWGIRERVRLDPETANPRLILSRDCKMVRFILQEQNLPDTPKRFTGSFSVLGTQGFTSGRHYWEVEVGEDGWWAVGVAPESVPRKRPLNLPRSEKLWGLLMEEVGQYRTVCMSSEVLALKENLQRIRVCLDYEMGQVTFYNAKDLTQILQLEATFTEKVFPYFWICSQEIHIQVCD comes from the exons ATGGCTGAGGAGGTGCTGGCCCTGCGGGAGCAGCTGGTGGCCGAGGCCACTTGCCCGCTGTGCCTGGATGTGTTCGAGCAGCCCGTGCTGACGGCGTGCGGGCACAGCTTCTGCGGGCAGTGCCTGGCGGGCGTGCTGGGGgacccgccgcgccccgccgccTGCCCGCAGTGCCGCGCCCCGCTGGAGCCGGGCTCGCAGCGCCCCATCCGCTCCCTGGGCAACATGGCCGGGCTGGCCCGGGCCCTGGAGGAGGTGGCGGCGCGGCCGCGGTGCCCCCAGCACGGCAAGGCTCTGGCGCTGTTCTGCGAGCCCTGCGCCGCCCTGCTCTGCGCGCCCTGCCGGGACGGGCCCGAGCACCGCCGGCACCGTGTCCGCCCCGCCGAAGAGGCCGCTCGGGAGCTGCGG gagacACTCCAGAGAAACCTGCTATTTCtacaaaagcagaaggaaaaattgaaCAGCACAGGAGACCAGAAAAGCGAGGACCTGCAG GTGACAGTGAGGTCGGAGTTGCAGCGTGTGACTGAGAGctttgaggagctgcagcagtgcctggaggagcagaagaaGGCCCTGCTGGGCCAGCTGGAGCAGATGTCCCAGGAGCTGGTGAATAAGAGCGAGGAATACACGTCCAGGGTTTTGGAGAGGCAGTCGCTGCTGGACACGGTGATAGCGCAGATCCAGGAGAAGCGGGACCAGCTGAGGGTCGAGTTCCTCCAG GATGTTGGCAGAATCCTGAGCAG CTGTGAGGCAGCCAAGGCCCCGATCCCAGAGCCAgtttccccagagctgcagaagagcATTCAGAGCCTCACTTGGAGGAGCCAGCGGGTCGTGGACATGGTGGATAAATTCAGAG tGAGCCTGCAGAGCGAGATAGACTGGGGCATAAGGG AGCGGGTGCGGCTGGACCCAGAGACGGCGAATCCACGCCTGATCCTCTCGCGGGACTGCAAAATGGTCCGGTTCATACTTCAAGAACAAAACCTCCCTGACACCCCCAAGAGGTTCACGGGCAGCTTCAGTGTCTTGGGCACCCAGGGGTTCACATCTGGGAGGCATTACTGGGAGGTGGAGGTTGGGGAAGACGGCTGGTGGGCCGTGGGGGTGGCCCCGGAGTCTGTGCCGAGGAAGAGGCCGCTCAACCTGCCCAGATCTGAGAAGCTCTGGGGGCTGCTAATGGAGGAGGTTGGCCAGTACAGAACAGTCTGCATGAGCTCTGAGGTGCTGGCACTGAAGGAAAACCTCCAGAGAATCAGGGTCTGCCTGGACTATGAAATGGGCCAAGTGACTTTCTACAACGCAAAGGACCTGACGCAGATCTTGCAGTTGGAGGCCACCTTCACTGAGAAAGTCTTCCCATATTTTTGGATCTGCTCACAAGAAATCCACATCCAGGTGTGTGACTGA
- the LOC136556770 gene encoding E3 ubiquitin-protein ligase TRIM7-like yields the protein MAEELLALREQLVAEATCPLCLDVFERPVLTACGHSFCGQCLAGVLGDPPRPAACPQCRAPLEPGSQRPIRSLGNMAGLARALEEVAARPRCPQHGKALALFCEPCAALLCAPCRDGPEHRRHRVRPAGEAARELRETLQRNLLFLQKQKEKLNSTGDQKSEDLQVTVRSELQRVTESFEELQQCLEEQKKALLGQLEQMSQELVNKSEEYTSRVLERQSLLDTVIAQIQEKRDQPGVEFLKDVGRILSSCEAAKAPIPEPVSPELQKSIQSLTWRSQRVVDMVDKFRVSLQSEIDWGIRERVRLDPETANPCLILSQDCKRVCFKPQEQNLPDIPKRFRGNFSVLGTQGFTSGRHYWEVEVGEDGWWAVGVALESVPRKELLKLLRSEKLWGLLMYPDGQYSSICMSSEVLALRENLQRIRVCLDYEMGRVTFYNAKDLTQILQLEATFTEKVFPYFLICSEDTYIQVCD from the exons atggctgaggagctgctggccctgcgGGAGCAGCTGGTGGCCGAGGCCACTTGCCCGCTGTGCCTGGATGTGTTCGAGCGGCCCGTGCTGACGGCGTGCGGGCACAGCTTCTGCGGGCAGTGCCTGGCGGGCGTGCTGGGGgacccgccgcgccccgccgccTGCCCGCAGTGCCGCGCCCCGCTGGAGCCGGGCTCGCAGCGCCCCATCCGCTCCCTGGGCAACATGGCCGGGCTGGCCCGGGCCCTGGAGGAGGTGGCGGCGCGGCCGCGGTGCCCCCAGCACGGCAAGGCCCTGGCGCTGTTCTGCGAGCCCTGCGCCGCCCTGCTCTGCGCGCCCTGCCGGGACGGGCCCGAGCACCGCCGGCACCGTGTCCGCCCCGCCGGAGAGGCCGCCCGGGAGCTGCGG gagacACTCCAGAGAAACCTGCTCTTTCtacaaaagcagaaggaaaaattgaaCAGCACAGGAGACCAGAAAAGCGAGGACCTGCAG GTGACAGTGAGGTCGGAGTTGCAGCGTGTGACGGAGAGctttgaggagctgcagcagtgcctggaggagcagaagaaGGCCCTGCTGGGCCAGCTGGAGCAGATGTCCCAGGAGCTGGTGAATAAGAGCGAGGAATACACGTCCAGGGTTTTGGAGAGGCAGTCGCTGCTGGACACGGTGATAGCGCAGATCCAGGAGAAGCGGGACCAGCCGGGGGTCGAGTTCCTCAAG GATGTTGGCAGAATCCTGAGCAG CTGTGAGGCAGCCAAGGCCCCAATCCCAGAGCCAgtttccccagagctgcagaagagcATTCAGAGCCTCACTTGGAGGAGCCAGCGGGTCGTGGACATGGTGGATAAATTCAGAG tGAGCCTGCAGAGCGAGATAGACTGGGGCATAAGGG AGCGGGTGCGGCTGGACCCAGAGACGGCGAATCCTTGCCTGATCCTCTCGCAGGACTGCAAAAGGGTCTGCTTCAAACCTCAAGAACAAAACCTCCCTGACATCCCCAAGAGGTTCAGAGGCAACTTCAGTGTCTTGGGCACCCAGGGGTTCACATCTGGGAGGCATTATTGGGAGGTGGAGGTTGGGGAAGACGGCTGGTGGGCCGTGGGGGTGGCCCTGGAGTCCGTGCCAAGGAAGGAACTGCTCAAACTGCTCAGATCTGAGAAGCTCTGGGGGCTGCTAATGTACCCGGATGGACAGTACAGTTCAATCTGCATGAGCTCTGAGGTGCTGGCACTCAGGGAAAACCTCCAGAGAATCAGGGTCTGCCTGGACTATGAAATGGGTCGAGTGACTTTCTACAACGCAAAGGACCTGACGCAGATCTTGCAGTTGGAGGCCACCTTCACTGAGAAAGTCTTCCCATATTTTTTGATCTGCTCAGAAGATACCTACATCCAGGTGTGTGACTGA